One Pleurocapsa sp. PCC 7327 DNA segment encodes these proteins:
- a CDS encoding iron uptake porin has protein sequence MASASVETYSYNDSNLKTGTGSLRSQLDLDRPVVGNSYSLEVSWQLAPKFAIGGWVGFTDATAIDLGEADVWNYALTLAFPDLGQEGNLLGVIVGQEPKLTGTSGFLINGRRNDLDASLHVETFYRHQIRDNLSITPGLIWITASNHNNNNSDLVVLTVRTTFEF, from the coding sequence CTGGCTTCAGCCAGCGTAGAAACTTACTCTTATAATGATTCAAACCTGAAAACAGGAACGGGTAGTCTGAGGTCTCAACTCGATCTCGATCGCCCAGTAGTCGGTAACTCCTATAGTTTAGAAGTGTCTTGGCAACTTGCTCCCAAATTTGCCATTGGAGGTTGGGTAGGATTTACCGATGCAACCGCGATCGACCTCGGTGAAGCTGATGTTTGGAACTATGCTCTCACTCTCGCTTTCCCCGATCTCGGCCAAGAAGGAAATCTCCTCGGCGTTATCGTCGGTCAAGAACCTAAATTAACTGGTACGAGTGGTTTTCTTATTAATGGTAGAAGAAACGATCTAGACGCGTCGCTGCACGTAGAAACTTTTTACCGACATCAGATAAGAGACAATCTTTCGATTACTCCTGGTTTAATCTGGATTACAGCCTCTAACCACAATAACAATAATAGCGATCTTGTCGTCTTAACAGTTAGAACAACTTTTGAGTTCTAG
- a CDS encoding type II toxin-antitoxin system Phd/YefM family antitoxin → MLSLSKKTYTDACSNFDEIYNEVIATRQPIEITREDSESVSVIPTAELESLMETVYLFESHENAVRLLNALQRAKARTNQPKTLEELRQELGLDQEKETLSA, encoded by the coding sequence ATGTTAAGCCTAAGCAAAAAAACTTATACTGACGCTTGTAGCAATTTTGACGAAATTTATAATGAGGTCATTGCGACTCGTCAACCGATAGAGATTACTCGTGAAGATTCTGAAAGCGTATCTGTTATTCCGACTGCTGAATTAGAAAGCCTGATGGAGACAGTTTATCTGTTCGAGTCTCATGAGAATGCAGTGCGCCTGTTAAACGCTTTACAAAGAGCAAAAGCTAGAACGAATCAACCAAAAACTCTAGAAGAGTTGCGTCAGGAGTTAGGACTTGACCAAGAAAAAGAAACCCTCTCAGCCTGA
- a CDS encoding FAD-dependent hydroxylase, with translation MTLERQSHLRESLDLNFDCDLAIVGGGIVGTTLAAALKDSKLKILLIEAQPFEVAAARRQAYALSVLSGRVFEGIGIWKEIFPYIGKFCHIRLSDADYPGIVKFHTSDLGTEYLGYVAEHHVVLKALQEFIANCSNVSWLCPAEVIAVDYQHSGATISVKVEGEQQQIRTKLVVGADGARSRIRSLAGIKTKGWKYWQSCVAFTIKHQATANETAFERFWPAGPMGILPLPGNRCQIVWTAPHDRAKTLQELDEKEFLAKLEYHTGGLLGRLEMASDRYLFPVQLMQCDRYTKSRLALIGDAAHCCHPVGGQGLNLGIRDAAALAQVLKEAREKEEDIGDIRVLKRYERWRKPENLTILGFTDFLDRLFSNNWLPIVAVRRLGLLMLHHLPLLKIFALQLMTGLKGRKPQLAQH, from the coding sequence ATGACGTTAGAACGGCAAAGTCATTTAAGGGAGAGCCTCGATTTAAATTTTGATTGCGATTTGGCGATCGTTGGCGGAGGGATTGTTGGAACAACGCTAGCTGCCGCTTTAAAAGATTCTAAGCTCAAAATCCTCTTAATAGAAGCGCAACCTTTTGAAGTCGCAGCCGCAAGGAGACAAGCTTACGCGCTTTCCGTGCTTTCTGGTCGAGTTTTTGAGGGAATCGGCATTTGGAAAGAGATATTTCCTTATATTGGTAAATTTTGCCACATTCGCTTATCTGATGCCGATTATCCCGGCATAGTCAAATTTCACACCAGCGATTTAGGGACGGAATATCTAGGATACGTTGCCGAACATCACGTTGTCTTAAAAGCTTTGCAAGAGTTTATCGCCAACTGTTCTAACGTTAGCTGGTTGTGTCCGGCAGAAGTGATAGCAGTCGATTATCAACACTCTGGCGCGACAATATCAGTAAAAGTCGAAGGCGAACAGCAACAAATTAGGACCAAATTAGTAGTGGGGGCAGACGGAGCGCGATCGCGAATTCGTTCTTTGGCAGGAATTAAAACAAAAGGCTGGAAATATTGGCAATCGTGCGTCGCTTTTACGATTAAACACCAAGCTACTGCTAACGAGACGGCTTTTGAACGTTTTTGGCCCGCGGGACCGATGGGCATTCTACCCCTACCCGGAAATCGCTGTCAAATTGTTTGGACGGCACCCCACGATCGAGCAAAAACTTTACAAGAATTGGACGAGAAGGAATTTTTGGCAAAACTGGAATATCATACGGGTGGATTGCTGGGGCGATTGGAAATGGCGAGCGATCGCTATTTGTTTCCGGTACAGTTAATGCAGTGCGATCGCTATACGAAATCCAGACTGGCTTTAATTGGCGATGCAGCGCACTGCTGCCATCCCGTCGGCGGACAAGGCTTAAATCTCGGCATTCGAGATGCAGCGGCACTAGCACAAGTTTTAAAAGAGGCACGCGAGAAAGAAGAAGATATTGGCGATATTCGCGTCTTAAAACGCTACGAACGCTGGCGCAAGCCAGAGAATTTGACCATTTTAGGATTTACAGATTTCTTAGATCGGCTATTTTCTAATAACTGGTTGCCCATTGTAGCGGTGCGTCGTCTGGGGTTATTGATGCTGCACCATCTGCCACTGTTGAAAATTTTTGCTCTTCAATTGATGACGGGTTTGAAGGGACGAAAGCCACAATTAGCACAGCATTAG
- a CDS encoding Txe/YoeB family addiction module toxin has translation MTKKKKPSQPDELESESDSILKENLERDLVFDVSFLEDLTYWVKTNRKISLRLLSLVEEIRRNPFIGTGKPERLKYQDGNVWSRRLTEKDRLVY, from the coding sequence TTGACCAAGAAAAAGAAACCCTCTCAGCCTGATGAGTTAGAATCAGAATCTGACTCGATTTTAAAAGAAAATTTAGAACGGGATCTGGTATTTGACGTTAGCTTTCTCGAAGACCTTACTTATTGGGTAAAAACTAATAGAAAAATTTCACTGCGTCTTTTATCTCTGGTGGAAGAGATTAGGCGCAATCCTTTTATAGGAACTGGAAAACCAGAACGGTTGAAGTATCAGGATGGAAATGTTTGGTCGCGCCGTCTGACGGAAAAGGATCGTCTTGTATATTGA